The Lolium rigidum isolate FL_2022 chromosome 2, APGP_CSIRO_Lrig_0.1, whole genome shotgun sequence genomic interval CTAGAGGACCTGAAGCAGAGATCTTGCTACATCATTTTCGTTTGGGCTATCCATTGATAATAAGAGTAGGATGTATGTATCCTTATTTGTTTAAGAAGGTGGACAAGAGCATACTTGTGTGTGATGCTTGCGCGTTTGGGAAGCATACAAGGTCTACATATCCTAGCATTGGCCTTCGAAGTGATGAACCCTTCTTATTGATAcattctgatgtttggggtccatgTTCTGTCACTTCTGTGAGCGGGTTCAAGTGGTTTGTTACATTTATGGACTGTTGCACTCGTATGACTTGCTTGGATTTATTCGACGTGTTCCGCTTGGCTGCATTCCAGACCcgatggctcataggagcaacgaCATAAGGTCCAATATTAGCTACAAGAAATAAAATGTTGTATCTTTGCTTAGTAATAGTTGAAGGAGTGACAATAAGAGAGAGAAGGTAATTGACCTCTAAGAATAGAAAGATACTAGATGGACCTAGCGCGCTCTGCCGCGCCATCCTCTCCTAATAGCGTTTAGGTTTTGCGGCGTGACTGATATTTTGCCGTTGCATATATGTTGTCTTTTTTGGTTGGCAGGGGTGTGGCTTTGCGAGTGGAACCATCCGTTCTGATTAGCTACAATGGCATGCATCTTGATCCTACACCTGAATTAATTCGCAAGAAAAGATCGTACAGTTTGTTGCAAACATCTTGTGACACAATTATCTATCCAAAATGCGCCAGCAACATGAATAGAGGAAATAGTGCCTACCATGACCTCGTTTGGAATGAGAGATGCAAGATAGTCCACAAAAGTATTTTCCTTTGGCAACGCAGTGATTGGGCCAGAAAATCTGCAACATTGAGAAAATAAGAAATAATATAAACCTTGtttataataaaaataagtaattaCTATGGTGATCAAACAGCTAACTCTCACTTCTCAGTGAACCCAGACAAATAGGATAAATTTGATTTGCCCAAACCAGCGCAGCTTTAACCCATCCTTTATTTAGCAACGGCAACATGTTTCATTGTTTCTCCACAACTTCTGTTGGACATACCATACGTCTCTTATCTTTAGCAtcagctccagctccagctctTGATGAATGCCTCTTGTACAAGGGAAGCAACTTAGATAGGACTGAATGAGCTGACACACTAACCAAAAATAATGTTACTCCTCAAATGCCAAGTCCCCCACCACACTAACAGTAATTTTGCCCTCACTATATCATCAAATTAGTTTAACAAAAATAAGATCCCAATCTTTGTCAGTATTCCAAAAATCCTCTTCACCCAAGAGGGCCCAATCCTTTTGAAGTTTTCGTCGCAAAGCCTTTGCCTTCGTAAAACTGATCATATATTGTATGATAGCCTGCTCAGCTGCTCCCACCCCACAAATGTGGCAGTTAGGAAAATACATGGACAAATACCACACAAGATTCCAACCAGAAGTGAATCGAGGGCACAATCTAGTAATATGAAATAGCATCTGAAGCTCCATGCAAACAACACCATTTTTACTGTAGAAAATCCATGATAAAAGTGACATTGAGATGTGTGCTACATTGATAATACCTGTTTATTGTGGAACCAAATTCGCTACATCACAGAAGGTAGAAGTTTTTCCAGGATCAACCCCAGAATACTGCTCGGCAGGCATTGTAATCAAAACAAGGAATCCGCATGAACTGGATACACGAACATGAAACCAAAAGAGATCCACACACCAGTGGATACACATACTGAGTGCGAAGATGAAAAAAGTTACTCGACGAACCTGCTTGATGTGGAATGTATCAGGCTTCGTCCCAAGCTTCATGCTTCATTGCCTTGGACTTTGTAATCTGAACAAATACCATGATTTAGAATATATTTGAGATATAAATAAATCTATAGTAAGCATAGGTTTTCTGCACTAAAAACTCATTTGGTTACAACTTATTAAATAATTAGGATATAATAGCCTAAGTTCCAGCAAAGTATTGCGAAGATTTTTTCACAGTCTTGGCTAGAACTGAACAAATAAGTTATTCCAAATTAAACAAGCAACTGCCTACTACAACGGCTAGCTTTCACAATCACAATCTTGGCTACAAGTGTGTTAAAGAAGAGGGTGTCCTTGCCACCGGTGGCCTGGTGGCCTGCGCAAGCTCTGCTAGCCCCACTGAGAAGTTGTCGCTAGAGAAGTGGTGAACCTCACGATGTGAGCCTGGTAGCTCAACTCCTTATCCAGTGCTTTTGTGTATGCTCAGATATGACTATATCATCCTCATTATCCTGtacattcagataaaattggtagAATCCAAAGTGCCTCCTAAAAATGCGGTATTTCGAGAGACCTTTAGATGTCAAACCAGGGCAGCTATACATGGTCATTTTTCAGAACAACATGTTTAGTTACCTATGCACTTGGGCTAACaaagatgaatgcaaatatgcaagcctTGTAAATATACTATCTGCACCAACCGTGTTGGCCTCATGTAGAGTACAAGTAATCAAATTAGATCGTAGTTTTGATTTTATTTTCGGATTTGCTGGTGACCATCGCCGCATCAAAGTATGCATCATATTATTTCTCAATAACATCATCATTCCAACattcatattttatattttcAAGTAAGCATATCCCCTGAGGCCATATCGGAGAGGTATTTCATACAACAAATTAGATCGTACATTAGAGAGAAGGTGAAAGCATCTTACAAATAATACCCCATAGCATCGAGTTGTGCATGTTACCTTGAGCTCTTAATCAATGAAACCTACAGCATGCCATTGATCTCTCCATTTCATATAGCATGCCTCTCGTATAACTTTCATAATGCGCATAAGTATGTCCTAATGCCGAAATAAAGCACATTCCAGGGTTTGCACACAATTTAAAAAATGATTCGCAGCCATGGTTACAGATCTGATACCTCTTAGATGACAAACGTCAAAATCCAATAGCAACTAACATGACCCAGATAACCAACAAACAATGGCTACATTTTGTATGTTGATCAAGAATAAATCAGCGGCCACGGTGGGATCAACCACAACTTCCTTTCATCACAAGCTTAGAGCTCTTAGAAGATTTATCAATTATCACGAGTCATCTCCATGCTAGTGTTCCTTTTCATAGCTAAACAGAGTAAGAAACAATGGTCTCTGTGAAGCTCGGTTCATTGTAATGGTCAGGCAAGTGTAGGATCCAATTATGTTGGATGTCTGAAATATATGTGCCACTAATCGATTCATGTTTGAATGCAGCATCGAAATTGGTTTCGATACTGAGATTAATTCAGTCATACATGGTTTGCAGAAATCCCCATGAGGTGAACGGCGCagcttttttggatcttgcatTGACACCTATCAGTTGCATGCCCTATGTATGCATAGTTTTGAATGCTTCAATTCACCACAAAAATGAATTTGCAGGGCCCTAACTCTCTGAAAAACTGAAATATAAAATGCGTATAAAGGGGCAAAAAACGGATTGTACACCAATCTAAGATGAGAATATGCAGTTTATGCATATATAGGTAAGAAAAAAGCCACAGACTGCACCTTTGGAGTGGCTGGTCCGACCCACGACTTGTGTACTCCTTGTGCCAACGAGGTGTATGTTAGGAAGCGGCCAATGCTAGTGGCGATCACAGACGCCATTGCTCTCGTTGGTGAGGAAAAAACAGCGAGCACGGCAAAGTCGCTGTACCGGCCAAAGAGGCGCCCCCAAATCCGCCGCGACGCACCCTGAATAGATGCAAGCCAGGCCCAATCCCCAAGCGCCGATGCCCAGCATGCCCACACGCGACAGAGAAACAGCGAGCACAGCAAAGCGGCTGCGCCGACCAAAGTGGCGCCACCAAAATGCGCCCCCAAATCATCGGATCTCAATTCGCAGCGACGCGCCCCGAACAAATGCCAATCGGGCCCAATCCCCAAGCGCCGGCCTCGCAAACTCCCATCACAAATCCAAACAATAGGCgcgaaaaaaaatcaaagaagaaAGAAGGGGAAACGAACCAATGTGGAAGAAGCAGGCGCGACGGGGAAGACATGCGGCCACAGCAGCGCCGCCAAGGAACCGCATGCACCGCAGACGCACCGAGGAGGCGAAGAGAACCACCGCCgcagcaaagaaacagaggaaggaCGAACCCACAGTCAAAACGAATCCCGAACCGACGACCCACGACTCTTTTGCCTCGAAGACACGTCGCGCCGCAACTACACGCAGGCGACAACGCAGACCGACATGCGAGACTCAGCAGGTGGGACCGACGACAACGACCTGCCGATCAACCGGAGGAGCGCGGGATACTGGGAGCTTAGCTCTTTAAAGATATCATATTTTGTTAAAGTTACATTTTTAAAGTCAACTATTGCATATGATGGCTATAAGTTAGCTACtatctccgtcccaaggaataaggcgcacgcgtatttcaaagcgaattttgaccataaaaattgagcaataaaatcttggttatattatatgtaattagtatcattggattcgtattaaaaaacactttctaatgatgttaatttcatacaaataacgtttatatatttaaagtaattcttagtcaaacaaaaagcacgtaaaacgagggcgccttattccttgaatcagaGGTAGTATATATTACATGGCATTCTGTTATGGCAAGTTTCTAGCTACACTATTGTTCGCCCTCTTATATCTCAAAGGAAACACATGATCCGTGTGCCTTGTCTTGATTGGTCAAGTTGTGCTGGAATTGGAAGGTAACAGGAAAACAAATAGATGGACAAGCGTGTTTTTGGACGCGTCGGCTTCAAACTACTCATAGTAGGAGTAACGCGGGTAGTAATATCACACACACTAATATATTTTGGTAacatggcatgacaataaattaaaaaaaaagggaggtggtaactaacttaacatcacacatctcaagattTTGACCACTACTACATAATAAGTATGAGTTTACATGATACCACacatatgttactccccactatgaagtTGTAACATAGATGAGTAACATAATAtgtatgttactactctatgttactccccactattacTAACCTCATGGCGTTGTTTCATAGAGTGCCCGTTACGCTACACTCACGGGTTATGAAACAATCAGGCATACGGCGTGAAAACCTCAATCAGGCATACAATGCGAAAACCTCTTATGTAGCCCgtatttttaaaaaaaactttagtttttttattttataatgtcagaaaattttgaaaaaaatacatAGACGTAGAGAATGTTGGAATCTATCAATCTTGATTTTTTGTAGATTTAAATACATTGTATTTTTCccttgtaaaaaagataaaatctcACAAAATGACAGTAGCTAGATTATAGTGACCATTCATTACTATTCACCAATGATAAAAtcaagatttgttatttttgctgagaCCAAAATACAATGTATTTTAATCTAAAATTTACACTGATATATTCCAACATTCTCTATATCATTGTATTTTTTTCGAACATTTTTGACATGtctaaaataaaaaattatagattcaAAAACGGTCTACATGTAACTTGGCCTACGTATCGCCACTCTCGGTCCATACATTCGGCGGGCAGTGCAGTTCATGCAACAAGGTGATGCGTGGGCAGGTCAATATGCCGGATGTCTCGTCGGAGCTTCAGAAGGATACATTATTATAAGCAAAGAAACGTGATAAAAACCGAAAACCTGAAATGTAGACTGGTTTTATACTTCTTTTTTCAAACTTTAAAACGTTTGATTTCAAAGTtttataaaaaattgaaaaaaaatatgtAGAGTAGAAAATGTTGTAATCAATCACTGTGTAAATATTCAGATTGAAATACATTATATTTTGTCCTAAGTGAAATGATAAAATTTCACAAGATGAGGAAATCTAGATTTTATTGTATAGTTCACTACGATGCACCAATGATGAATTCAAggtttgttatttttgctgagatgaaaatacaacatatttcattCTGAAAATTTACACACTTGTAGATTACAATATTGCCTATACCATagtattttttcgaattttttttaacATGTTTGAAATGAAATTTTTATAGATTAAAAAAATGGCCTACATATAGAGCAGCTATTCTCGATAAAAACACGTTATGTAAATTGGCATGCTAATAAAACAATGCGCGGTGCAAATACCAATCATCTAAAATTCACTTAAATTTTAGAAACCGTTAAAGAGTGGCGAATCACCGATCTGGATTGCAAATCTGGTTATCGCATGCAAAGTAAAAAATGTTTCGATAAAAATCGTAACATGGTAAGAAAGTTAACCACTAGTAAACTAGAAGCGACAAACATGCAGAACTGCTCAGGTGGCTTAgtaaatactacctctgtcctgATTTAATTGACGTGAATCTGTTCATTAGCTTTCTCCCCCGCGTCGATtaaataggaacggagggagtacatactaCCATCTCCGTTcagtaatataagatgttttagtttTTTATAGATTCATCTATTTTAGTATTTAGATAGTCTACTTTTATTGTGTAGATTCATTTGTTATAGTgtgtatctagtttgctttaaaatatctaaaacgtcttatatttgaGAGGGAGTATATAGCAACATATGTGCATTACAAAAGTGGACATGGACACGATCAAGAAAAGAGATAATAAACAGTAAACCAGCTGACTTGTGTGATAGAAACCTCTTTGCAGTTTGCCAATGCACCGACGTAAGGTAGCACATAATCAGAACTTACGAAATTGCTAAAATTACCGCAGTCAAAACCTCCAGAGTTGAATAAAGAACTTACAACTGAAAATAACACGCAATCTAATGCACTAGGTGATTTTATCTTTGTGGGGGAACTCTTTCCCTGATATCCCAAAAAGAGCAGCCATGATTTGATACACAATGATTAGTGAGTGTCATTACTATATCTCCTTTTTTTTAGCATTACTATATATCTCCTAAAAGTAGGACGGAACTCGCCCTATCCTGCAAGCGCAGCAAGGGCGGAGCCAATGGGCTGACCCTGATGCACAGGCTCCAGAAAAAATGCTGTATTTAAGGCATTTTTAGGCCCGGTGCATCACTTTAGCCCACTAAAAATGCATCAGGGAAACCCATTTTTCTCAGCACAAGGAAGAGTTGCTTGAAGGGTGCATCGGGGTGAAAAAAATTCGGCTCCGCCCCTGGCAAGCGGGAGAAGGGAAGACCGTCGCCGCCAGCACCTCACGGATATGAGTTTCTGCAGCGGACAAAGAGATAAGGCAGAAGCGTGAATTCTATCATACTAGATGTGTTACAGTGTTAGGTTGACAATTGTGTCCACATTCTTCATCAACAACGCAAAGCAATTTGCACACATGCTTGGATGGCCGAAAGCGTTATTTAGTGCTTCATCTGTACACCCGTACATATATATATCGAGGTATATATAGTTTTTTCAATCAATCCAAAAGCTGTTTTTTGTACTATCAAGAATGCAAGTATATGAACCTAATATGAAATTAGGAGGCACGCATTGACCACCACTACTCCGGTCTACAGGGCTACAAAACTCCACCGGCAATTCATGCACCAGCGAATGCAGCTACTACGTACAAAATTTCACCTTTGGCGAGATGTGTCTCAATGGACCATCCTCAGCAAAGGCGTCCGGTGCAGCGGGCTGCTACCGACGGCGTACTGGTACTTGGCCGCGTCCTCGAAACATCCAGCTGCACCGGGCAGCGGCGCGGGCGCCGCAGCCGCCTGCGCGTCAGCGACCCTTTCGTCCGGCGTCGTCGCGGTGTCCGGCGGCGGAATCGGCAACGGCCCGTCGTCCTCGCGCTCGTGGAGGCGCATGACGAGGCGGCCGCCGCGCACGCGGCGCGCGCGGACGTAGTAGTCGGGCCGCATGACGCGCACCTTGCTGATGACGAGCCGCCTGTCGTCGGTGCGCGCCCGCCGCAGCGCGCTCCGGGCCGCCAGCGACGGGATCGGGGGCGGCAGGCGGCGCCGTCGCCCGGGCTCCCGGCGCCCGTACGGCACCCAGCacccctcgtcctcctcgtcgtcatcgaggCTCTCGCCGTCGCCGCTTTCTTGGCGAACGATCTCGCTCTCGCCGCACGGCAGCGACGCGAGGATCGTCCGCGTCACGACGACGCCGCCTCCGCGACCGGCGACGGTGTCGGGGACGAGCAGCGAGCGGAGACCGGTGAGCGGGGCGAATTTGTCGGTGGGGCGGGAGATGGGAAGCAGCATTGGataggattggatgagattggaggCGCGGCGCCGTGGTGGTGGTGCGCGCTGTGCGGTGGATGGAGCGCGCCCGCGCTCGTGTGGGCTATTTGGTTGCGATCGATGAAAGGAAGAGAAGGTTGACGGACGAGCGAGGCTTTTATACGTGGACGGAGGAGAGGGGGCGCTTACTCTCCGGGAAGGCAGGAAGTGGATCGGGAAGCCCGTGCCGGCCGTACGTGCATGGCGATCCACTTTTGCCACGCCGCCCCCGCGCGTCTGGTCGCAGGGTCTCTCGACCCGATCCGATCAACGGCGCATGCATGGTTATCCTTATATCCACGCTAAGCTGGATATTGATAGCCTATAATATGATGCGCACAATTTTCCGCGTGAGTCAAACATAGCAAACTTTAACTATAAATATAGATAATAATACGAAGATTTACTATACCatatgcatataatatgaaaatatattttatgataatTTTAAAATATTAGTTTTATTATATATTAATATTTTGTAACAATATGTGGTTAAACtttatgaagtttgactttggctaAACTTTTGCGCAAAATATTTTGGACAGGAGGGAGTAGGTAGGGTTGTAAGGTTTTTAAGTCGTTGTTATCGTAAATATaagagcatgtacaatggtgatagtGTTACCTAGGATAAATAAATGCAGAGTTGAAGGAGAAAGGATGTTGAAAAAAAAAGTATACCATCTCTTagttaagagatgatctcttagcataATCTCTCTCACCACACATATTTAGAATGTCGGGATACTAGAGATAAGACCAAAATATAGTCCATTATACATCATGTTTTTTTATATATCTAAACTAATTGAATGACCAGACGTTGCAACGGGTATCTAAAGTTTTTCGGTGCCGTACCTTTGAACATGATCAAATAAAAATTTACGTATAAAGTATGTCCATGCATTACAACGAAGTAAAGTTATGAGAAATTGTCTTTGAGAACTAATTTATAGTTTCCTTTTTCAATTTGCCAA includes:
- the LOC124691159 gene encoding uncharacterized protein LOC124691159 is translated as MLLPISRPTDKFAPLTGLRSLLVPDTVAGRGGGVVVTRTILASLPCGESEIVRQESGDGESLDDDEEDEGCWVPYGRREPGRRRRLPPPIPSLAARSALRRARTDDRRLVISKVRVMRPDYYVRARRVRGGRLVMRLHEREDDGPLPIPPPDTATTPDERVADAQAAAAPAPLPGAAGCFEDAAKYQYAVGSSPLHRTPLLRMVH